The genomic DNA AACAAGAGCTAACAAATTGACAGTCCCTTTTTTTTTTAAACTTTTTATATTATAAAAACTTAATAATAAGTATATTAAATTTTTGTTAAGTGATTATGTGATGAATAAATATAATAATAAATTTACACCATTTATTTTACCTATTATTATAATTTTGTTTTGGTATTTAATAACTGGGGTTTTACATCTAGCTTCTCCTTATGTATTGCCAAGTCCTGTTGATGTTTGTATTTCAGCTTGGAATATTATTGTATCTGGAAAACTATTAACTAATACATTAGATACTTTATTTAAAGTATTTGCAGGTTTGATTCTTGCATCTATTATAGCTATTCCTTTAGGAATTCTTCTTGGTTGGTATTCAAAGTTGGAAGATATTTGTACATTTGTAATTAGTGTTTTAAGACCGATTCCACCTGTAGCATGGATTCCTTTTTCAATTTTATGGTTTGGTATTGGTACTGTTCCTGCAGTATTTATTATTTTCATGGGGTGTGTATTTCCAATATTAGTTTATACTATTGATGGTGTTAAAAGAACAGATAAAGTTTTAGTTGAATCTGCTCAAACATTAGGTGCTAGTGATTGGGATGTACTTAGAACTGTTGTTGTTCCATCTGTTGTTCCGTATGTAGTATCTGGTCTTAAAGTAGGCATTGGAATTGCTTTAATGTGTACTATTTCAGCAGAAATGATTGGTTCAAGCAGTGGTCTAGGGCACATGATTTTAATAGCTACTAATCTTTTTGATACAGGTACAACTGTTGTTGGTATGCTAGTAATAGGATTAATTGGATTAATCTTTGATGGCATATTTAATTACATTCAAAATAGAATATTCTGGTAGGTGTTATGATGACAATCGAAATTAAAAATATTAATAAATCATTTAAAACAAGAGGAAACAGTTTATTACCTGTTTTAGAAGATATTAATCTCATTATTGATGATGGAGAGTTAGTATGTCTTTTAGGTCCTTCTGGATGTGGTAAAACAACGCTTCTTCGTTTAATAGCCGGTCTTGATAAACCTACTTCTGGTGAAATTGTTGCTAATGGAGAAGTTGTTAAAAAACCTTCTGGAGACAGAGCAGTAATTTTTCAACAATACTCATTATTTCCATGGTTAAATGTTCTTCAAAATGTTATGTATGGTCTTGAGAGATCGGGTAAACATTCAAAAGAAGAAAATATTGCAGCTGCTGAGAGATATCTCAAAAGTGTTGATTTAATTGACTTTAAAGATAGCTATCCTCATGAACTTTCAGGTGGTATGAAACAAAGGGTTGCAATTATTAGATCTCTGTTAAATCATTCACCAATATTGCTTATGGATGAGCCATTTTCTGCAGTGGATATGCAAAATAGACATAGTCTTCAAGAACAACTGATTGGGGTTTGGAAAAGATTTGAAAATACGATTGTTTTTGTAACTCACGATGTAGATGAAGCTGTCTATCTTGCAGATAAAATTGTAATGCTTGATAAAAATCCCGGCCGTATTAAAGATATTGTTGAAGTGGATTTAGAACGTCCAAGAAAAAGGGAATCAATTGAATTTATTAAAATTCAAGAAGAAATTGTTGAAAATTTGGATATGGTGGAGTAATAGCTTATAAATCAGCTATTAAAGTCCCATATTTTCCATTTTTTATGCTTTTATATACATAATCAAAAGAGTTCCTACAGGCTTTTTCTAAATCATTTCCTTTTGCAAGGTATGCTGTTATAGCTGATGATAAATTACAACCCGTTCCATGCAAATTATCTGTTTTTAATAACTTTTGTTTGTAAATTGACACATTATTATCAATATTTAAAGTGTTTAGCC from Methanobrevibacter oralis includes the following:
- a CDS encoding ABC transporter permease → MNKYNNKFTPFILPIIIILFWYLITGVLHLASPYVLPSPVDVCISAWNIIVSGKLLTNTLDTLFKVFAGLILASIIAIPLGILLGWYSKLEDICTFVISVLRPIPPVAWIPFSILWFGIGTVPAVFIIFMGCVFPILVYTIDGVKRTDKVLVESAQTLGASDWDVLRTVVVPSVVPYVVSGLKVGIGIALMCTISAEMIGSSSGLGHMILIATNLFDTGTTVVGMLVIGLIGLIFDGIFNYIQNRIFW
- a CDS encoding ABC transporter ATP-binding protein is translated as MTIEIKNINKSFKTRGNSLLPVLEDINLIIDDGELVCLLGPSGCGKTTLLRLIAGLDKPTSGEIVANGEVVKKPSGDRAVIFQQYSLFPWLNVLQNVMYGLERSGKHSKEENIAAAERYLKSVDLIDFKDSYPHELSGGMKQRVAIIRSLLNHSPILLMDEPFSAVDMQNRHSLQEQLIGVWKRFENTIVFVTHDVDEAVYLADKIVMLDKNPGRIKDIVEVDLERPRKRESIEFIKIQEEIVENLDMVE